The following coding sequences lie in one Fundulus heteroclitus isolate FHET01 chromosome 20, MU-UCD_Fhet_4.1, whole genome shotgun sequence genomic window:
- the LOC105926044 gene encoding inositol hexakisphosphate kinase 2, with translation MSPAVEAQAQEAMEAEQKQKQQQQNQLQHQPCYMEKGVMLEPFVHQVGGHSCVLRFGEQTICKPLIPREHQFYKSLPAAMRKFTPQYRGVVSVSFEEDEEENLCLIAYPLCSDQPADVENKDSSADKDKSGHGVQDYMELERSKQAEVLRYRLEHSHSNAVPQLKHNPWSLKCHQQQLQRMKENAKHRNQYKFILLENLTWRHTVPCVLDLKMGTRQHGDDASEEKKAIHTRKCQQSTSASIGVRLGGMQVYHSDSGQLIFMNKYHGRKLNLPGFKEALFQFFHSGRRLRRELLSPVLSRLREMQAALESCESYRFYSSSLLIIYDGAQHRKHTRRRADDGLSEDEDEEVEAEPKMDEGEDEEEEGEGAGAFGFPNNPAPSSDRSGGSGVSPPCSDLHSPVVDVRMIDFAHTTCKHYCEDSVVHEGKDSGYIFGLQNLISIISELEDHCTD, from the exons ATGAGTCCGGCCGTGGAGGCTCAGGCCCAGGAGGCCATGGAGGCagagcagaagcagaagcagcagcagcagaaccagctgcagcATCAGCCGTGCTACATGGAGAAGGGGGTGATGCTTGAGCCCTTTGTGCACCAGGTGGGGGGACATTCCTGCGTTCTGCGCTTTGGGGAGCAGACCATCTGCAAGCCCCTCATTCCCCGGGAGCATCAGTTCTACAAGAGTCTTCCTGCTGCAATGAGGAAGTTCACCCCACAGTACAGAG GTGTTGTCTCAGTGAGCTtcgaggaggatgaagaggagaaTCTTTGCCTAATCGCCTACCCCCTGTGCAGTGACCAGCCTGCAGACGTAGAGAACAAAGACTCCTCTGCAGACAAGGACAAGAG CGGGCACGGGGTGCAGGACTACATGGAGCTGGAGCGGTCGAAGCAGGCTGAGGTTCTCCGCTACAGGCTGGAGCACAGTCACAGTAACGCCGTCCCACAGCTCAAACACAACCCTTGGAGCCTCAAGTGtcaccagcagcagctgcagcgcaTGAAGGAGAACGCTAAGCACCGCAACCAATACA AATTCATCCTGCTAGAGAACCTGACCTGGCGTCACACGGTACCATGCGTGTTGGACCTAAAGATGGGCACACGGCAGCACGGCGACGATGCCTCTGAGGAGAAGAAGGCCATACACACCCGCAAGTGCCAGCAGAGCACGTCCGCCTCCATAGGAGTCCGCCTCGGTGGCATGCAG GTGTACCATTCGGACTCCGGCCAGCTGATCTTCATGAACAAATACCACGGCCGCAAACTCAACCTGCCAGGATTCAAAGAGGCTCTGTTCCAGTTCTTCCACAGCGGACGGCGCCTGCGACGGGAGCTGCTCTCCCCGGTGCTGAGCCGGCTCCGGGAGATGCAGGCTGCCCTGGAGTCCTGCGAGTCGTATCGCTTCTACTCCAGCTCTCTGCTCATCATCTACGACGGGGCGCAGCACAGGAAGCACACGCGCCGACGCGCCGACGACGGCCTCTCCGAAGACGAGGACGAGGAGGTGGAAGCCGAGCCTAAAATGGACGAGGGCGaggacgaagaggaggagggcGAGGGGGCGGGCGCGTTCGGCTTTCCCAACAACCCGGCGCCGTCTAGCGACCGCAGCGGGGGCTCTGGTGTTAGCCCGCCCTGCTCAGACCTCCACAGCCCTGTGGTGGATGTGAGAATGATCGACTTTGCTCACACCACCTGTAAACATTACTGCGAGGACAGCGTGGTCCACGAGGGCAAGGACAGCGGCTACATATTCGGTCTCCAGAACCTGATCAGCATCATCTCTGAGCTGGAGGACCACTGCACAGACTGA